One genomic window of Halobellus limi includes the following:
- a CDS encoding RNA-binding domain-containing protein, with protein sequence MIYRVDARIVAPVRDTEVTDRVEDAVRNLFPNVEFEHRPGELVGETHSLERFSERLHEQEILETARTEFFKRADDEGFSFALKKQAAFKGVINFAVGNPDELGDIQVHVTVNEPDVESYIDHVAPPTEDGRPVDPDERE encoded by the coding sequence ATGATCTACCGCGTCGACGCCCGGATCGTCGCGCCGGTCCGCGACACGGAGGTGACAGACCGCGTCGAGGACGCGGTCCGCAACCTGTTCCCGAACGTGGAGTTCGAGCACCGGCCGGGAGAGTTGGTGGGTGAAACCCACTCGCTGGAGCGCTTCTCCGAGCGCCTCCACGAGCAGGAGATCCTCGAAACCGCCCGCACGGAGTTCTTCAAGCGCGCCGACGACGAGGGGTTCTCCTTCGCGCTGAAGAAGCAGGCGGCGTTCAAGGGCGTGATCAACTTCGCCGTCGGGAACCCCGACGAACTCGGGGACATCCAGGTGCACGTCACGGTCAACGAGCCCGACGTCGAGTCGTACATCGACCACGTCGCGCCGCCGACGGAGGACGGGCGGCCGGTCGATCCCGACGAGCGAGAGTAG
- a CDS encoding LysE family translocator has product MPLVSDVVSFVPDLPTYLAFCAAAVALILTPGPDTMYVLARGIQSRDAGVRSAFGVSTGVLFHTTAAALGLAALLRAAPAAYRIVKYAGAVYLVYLGVQAIRNDEFGAAGERGGAAANATGSFRRGVLVNALNPKVALFFLAFLPGFAGSGPDAAVRMLFLGATYAALTAVYLSGVAVASGRVGDALSSATTTSRLSWLGGGAMITLGLALAVD; this is encoded by the coding sequence GTGCCGCTCGTCTCCGACGTCGTTTCCTTCGTTCCGGACCTCCCGACCTACCTCGCCTTCTGCGCGGCCGCCGTCGCGCTCATCCTCACGCCCGGCCCGGACACGATGTACGTCCTCGCGCGGGGGATCCAGAGCCGCGACGCCGGCGTCCGGTCGGCGTTCGGCGTCTCCACCGGCGTCCTCTTCCACACGACGGCGGCGGCCCTGGGTCTCGCCGCGCTCCTCCGCGCCGCCCCCGCCGCCTACCGGATCGTCAAGTACGCCGGCGCGGTCTATCTCGTCTACCTCGGCGTGCAGGCGATCAGGAACGACGAGTTCGGCGCTGCGGGGGAGAGGGGCGGAGCGGCCGCGAACGCGACGGGGAGCTTCCGCCGCGGCGTCCTCGTCAACGCGCTCAACCCGAAGGTGGCGCTGTTCTTCCTCGCGTTCCTCCCCGGGTTCGCCGGGTCCGGCCCCGACGCCGCCGTCCGGATGCTGTTTCTCGGGGCGACCTACGCCGCGCTGACGGCGGTGTACCTCTCGGGCGTCGCCGTCGCGTCCGGCCGCGTGGGAGACGCGCTCTCTTCGGCGACCACGACCTCGCGGCTGAGTTGGCTCGGCGGCGGCGCGATGATCACCCTGGGGCTGGCGCTGGCGGTCGACTGA
- a CDS encoding magnesium transporter produces MATDWTVRAITRAMLPVLLALTLVEVGSGLVLGQFEAQLLRYPTLLALVPVTIGTAGNLGSILAARLSTSFHLGTLSFDPTDEHLAGNALATLALAISIFPIVGIGAWGLTAVFGGVRLGPGTVVAVALSSGIALAVLAVAVTLSVTYVAYRFSLDPDDVVIPVVTNTCDVLGVVVLFATVQVLL; encoded by the coding sequence GTGGCGACCGACTGGACCGTCCGGGCGATCACGCGCGCGATGCTCCCGGTGCTTCTCGCCCTGACGCTCGTCGAGGTCGGCAGCGGCCTCGTACTCGGCCAGTTCGAGGCGCAACTCCTGCGGTATCCCACCCTGCTCGCGCTCGTGCCCGTGACGATCGGCACGGCGGGAAACCTCGGGAGCATCCTCGCCGCCCGGCTCTCGACATCGTTTCACCTCGGGACGCTCTCGTTCGATCCGACGGACGAACACCTCGCCGGCAACGCCCTCGCGACGCTCGCGCTCGCGATCTCCATCTTCCCGATCGTGGGGATCGGCGCGTGGGGTCTCACCGCGGTGTTCGGCGGCGTTCGACTCGGTCCCGGGACGGTGGTCGCCGTCGCGCTCAGTTCGGGGATCGCCCTCGCCGTCCTCGCGGTCGCGGTGACGCTCTCGGTCACGTACGTCGCCTATCGGTTCAGTCTCGACCCCGACGACGTCGTCATCCCGGTCGTCACCAACACCTGCGACGTCCTCGGGGTCGTGGTGCTGTTCGCGACCGTGCAGGTGCTCCTCTAA
- a CDS encoding signal recognition particle protein Srp54 — translation MVLDNLGSSLRSSLDKLQGKSRLDEEDVEEIVKEIQRSLLSADVEVDLVMDLSSSIEERATEEEPPAGTSARDHVLRIVYEELVDLVGESTDLPLESQTILLAGLQGSGKTTSAAKMAWWFSKKGLRPAVIQTDTFRPGAYDQAKQMCERAEVEFYGDPDESDPVTIAREGLEATEDADVHIVDTAGRHALEDDLIAEIEEIESVVEPDRSLLVLDAAIGQGAKEQAREFDDAIGIGGVVVTKLDGTAKGGGALTAVNETGSSIAFLGTGETVQDIERFEPNGFISRLLGMGDLKQLSERVERAMAETGEEEDDWDPEDIMEGSFTLKDMQKQMEAMNRMGPLDQVLDMIPGLGGGFKDQLPDDAMDVTQDRMRAFDVIMDSMTDDELENPRSIGASRTRRIARGSGKDEETVRELLEQHKMMEQTIQQFQGMGDGDMQRMMKKLQNQGGGGGGMGGLGGGGGGGLGPFG, via the coding sequence ATGGTACTCGATAATCTCGGGAGTTCCCTCCGAAGCAGTCTCGACAAGCTGCAGGGGAAGTCCCGCCTCGACGAGGAGGACGTCGAGGAGATCGTCAAGGAGATCCAGCGCTCGCTGCTCTCCGCCGACGTCGAAGTCGATCTCGTGATGGACCTCTCCTCGTCGATCGAAGAGCGCGCGACCGAGGAGGAACCGCCCGCGGGGACGTCCGCGCGGGACCACGTCCTCAGGATCGTCTACGAGGAACTCGTCGACCTCGTCGGCGAGTCGACGGACCTCCCGCTGGAGTCCCAGACGATCCTCCTCGCCGGGCTCCAGGGGTCGGGCAAGACCACGAGCGCCGCGAAGATGGCGTGGTGGTTCTCGAAGAAGGGACTCCGTCCCGCCGTCATCCAGACGGACACCTTCCGCCCCGGCGCCTACGACCAGGCCAAGCAGATGTGCGAGCGCGCCGAGGTGGAGTTCTACGGCGATCCCGACGAGTCCGACCCCGTCACGATCGCCCGCGAGGGCCTCGAAGCCACCGAGGACGCCGACGTCCACATCGTCGACACCGCCGGTCGGCACGCCCTCGAAGACGACCTCATCGCCGAGATCGAGGAGATCGAGTCGGTCGTCGAGCCCGACCGCTCGCTCCTTGTGCTGGACGCCGCGATCGGCCAGGGCGCGAAGGAGCAGGCCCGCGAGTTCGACGACGCCATCGGCATCGGCGGCGTCGTCGTCACCAAACTCGATGGGACGGCGAAGGGCGGGGGTGCGCTCACTGCCGTCAACGAGACCGGCTCCTCGATCGCCTTCCTGGGGACCGGCGAGACCGTCCAGGACATCGAGCGCTTCGAGCCCAACGGCTTCATCTCCCGACTGCTCGGGATGGGCGACCTCAAGCAGCTCTCCGAGCGCGTCGAGCGCGCGATGGCCGAGACGGGAGAGGAGGAAGACGACTGGGACCCCGAAGACATTATGGAGGGGTCGTTCACCCTCAAGGATATGCAGAAGCAGATGGAGGCGATGAACCGGATGGGGCCGCTCGATCAGGTCCTCGATATGATCCCGGGCCTCGGCGGCGGGTTCAAAGACCAGCTGCCGGACGACGCGATGGACGTCACCCAGGACCGGATGCGCGCCTTCGACGTCATTATGGACTCGATGACCGACGACGAACTGGAGAATCCCCGCTCGATCGGCGCGTCCCGGACCCGCCGGATCGCCCGCGGCTCCGGGAAGGACGAAGAGACCGTCCGCGAACTCCTCGAACAGCACAAGATGATGGAGCAGACCATCCAGCAGTTCCAGGGGATGGGCGACGGCGACATGCAGCGGATGATGAAGAAGCTCCAGAATCAGGGCGGCGGTGGCGGCGGGATGGGCGGCCTCGGCGGCGGTGGCGGTGGCGGCCTCGGGCCGTTCGGATAG
- a CDS encoding GNAT family N-acetyltransferase translates to MNESDRRCTYWDPSECTGTPFCPPRCPRFVDGEETPLLVRRYEESEFDAVVRMYEDLDPENRTMGLPPANRDRLEEWLTKLTENGWNLVAVDDDRVVGHVGVVPAATEDPQFVIFVHDDYQNRGVGSELIKHLIASAADRGHKTLQLDVEKENRRAISVYRNVDFEVTERKGMGLSMELSLDAAIAEAVQRPPAER, encoded by the coding sequence ATGAACGAATCCGACCGTCGATGCACCTACTGGGACCCCTCGGAGTGCACCGGAACGCCGTTCTGCCCGCCGCGGTGTCCACGGTTCGTCGACGGCGAGGAGACCCCGTTACTCGTCCGACGCTACGAGGAGAGCGAGTTCGACGCGGTCGTGAGGATGTACGAGGACCTCGATCCGGAGAACCGCACGATGGGGCTGCCGCCGGCGAATCGAGACCGGCTCGAAGAGTGGCTGACCAAGCTCACCGAGAACGGCTGGAACCTGGTCGCCGTCGACGACGACCGCGTCGTCGGACACGTCGGCGTCGTCCCGGCCGCGACCGAAGATCCCCAGTTCGTGATCTTCGTGCACGACGACTACCAGAACCGCGGGGTCGGCTCCGAACTGATCAAACACCTCATCGCCTCCGCCGCCGACAGAGGTCACAAGACGCTTCAACTGGACGTCGAGAAGGAGAACCGCCGCGCCATCTCCGTCTACCGTAACGTCGACTTCGAGGTCACCGAGCGGAAGGGAATGGGCCTCTCGATGGAGCTCTCTCTGGACGCCGCGATCGCGGAGGCGGTACAGCGACCGCCGGCAGAACGGTGA
- the ftsY gene encoding signal recognition particle-docking protein FtsY produces MFDGLKKKLDSFREDVEETAEENAEEAAPDDSESVASDEESVASDESAASDAPADESGDVSAEEPGNASQDASAAGSPTGSTGRSASVDAEADGPADGDGDASEVESGATDGETASDDRAAVSDSDRAADSDDADTGPLASEEAAAALREDATDDSGPGRLKRAAAFATGKIIIEEEDLEDPLWELEMALLESDVEMNVAEEILDTIREKMIGETRAQVETTGELVQTALHDALYEVISVGQFDFDERVEESEKPVTIVFTGVNGVGKTTSIAKMARYFERKELSVVMANGDTYRAGANEQIQKHADNLDTKLITHEQGGDPAAVLYDAVEYAEAHDVDVVLGDTAGRLHTSNDLMAQLEKIDRVVDPDMTLFVDEAVAGQDAVERAKTFNDAAEIDGAVLTKADADSNGGAAISIAYVTGKPILFLGTGQGYDDIERFDPERMVERLVGEES; encoded by the coding sequence ATGTTTGACGGACTGAAAAAGAAACTCGACAGCTTCCGGGAGGACGTCGAGGAGACGGCCGAAGAGAACGCCGAGGAGGCCGCCCCCGACGACTCCGAGTCGGTAGCCTCTGACGAGGAGTCGGTCGCGTCGGACGAATCCGCCGCTTCCGACGCTCCCGCGGACGAGTCCGGGGACGTCTCCGCGGAAGAACCCGGAAACGCCTCCCAGGACGCTTCTGCGGCCGGATCACCGACCGGGTCGACGGGCCGGTCCGCGAGCGTCGACGCGGAAGCCGACGGCCCCGCGGACGGAGACGGCGACGCTTCCGAAGTCGAATCCGGCGCTACCGACGGGGAGACCGCGAGCGACGACAGAGCGGCCGTCAGCGACAGCGACAGAGCGGCCGACAGCGACGACGCCGACACCGGTCCGCTCGCCTCCGAAGAGGCCGCGGCCGCGCTCCGAGAGGACGCGACGGACGACTCGGGTCCCGGTCGACTCAAGCGCGCGGCGGCGTTCGCCACGGGGAAGATCATCATCGAGGAGGAGGACCTCGAAGACCCCCTGTGGGAACTGGAGATGGCCCTTCTGGAGAGCGACGTCGAGATGAACGTCGCCGAGGAGATCCTCGATACGATCCGCGAGAAGATGATCGGCGAGACGCGAGCGCAGGTCGAAACCACGGGCGAACTCGTCCAGACCGCCCTGCACGACGCCCTTTATGAGGTGATAAGCGTCGGACAGTTCGACTTCGACGAGCGCGTCGAAGAGAGTGAGAAGCCGGTGACGATCGTCTTCACCGGCGTCAACGGCGTCGGCAAGACGACGAGCATCGCGAAGATGGCGCGGTACTTCGAGCGCAAGGAGCTGTCGGTCGTGATGGCGAACGGCGACACCTACCGCGCCGGCGCGAACGAGCAGATCCAGAAACACGCCGACAACCTCGATACGAAGCTCATCACCCACGAGCAGGGCGGCGACCCCGCGGCCGTGCTCTACGACGCCGTCGAGTACGCCGAGGCCCACGACGTCGACGTCGTCCTCGGCGACACCGCGGGTCGGCTCCACACCTCCAACGACCTGATGGCGCAGTTGGAGAAGATCGACCGCGTCGTCGACCCCGATATGACGCTGTTCGTCGACGAGGCGGTCGCGGGCCAGGACGCCGTCGAGCGCGCGAAGACGTTCAACGACGCCGCGGAAATCGACGGGGCCGTCCTCACGAAGGCCGACGCCGACTCCAACGGCGGCGCGGCCATCTCCATCGCCTACGTCACGGGCAAGCCGATCCTCTTCTTAGGAACCGGCCAGGGCTACGACGACATCGAACGGTTCGATCCCGAGCGGATGGTCGAACGGCTCGTCGGCGAGGAGTCGTAG
- a CDS encoding nucleoside recognition protein: protein MQPAGIVASAWLVLVESVWPVLVEVAPRVARIAVFIAVGVFLANVAVGFGLVEKIATVSKYLTRPANLPDEVGTAIVTTAASTTAGYGMLADFRESGRLDDVETLIAVTMNTFFGFVQHIFTFYAPVLIPILGLEVGLLYVGARAAVALGITIAGVLAGTVLLSGDRAPAAAPRSAGSESATDGGLAADGATERGDPAVAADVDDPEPPLEVLRTAGEKTWPKLKRIVPRLAIVYVLVTLLVRTYDLESATAVAEPLTALLGLPGASLPVIAVFAFDTTAGAATIAPMIGSTFTPRTAVATMLLGGIVSFAVSTFKRSIPFQYGIWGPKFGSKVIVVNTALKIVFIAAALVLLLAPV from the coding sequence GTGCAACCCGCAGGGATCGTCGCCTCGGCCTGGCTCGTCCTCGTCGAATCGGTCTGGCCCGTGCTCGTCGAGGTCGCCCCGCGAGTCGCCCGCATCGCCGTCTTCATCGCGGTCGGCGTCTTCCTCGCGAACGTCGCCGTCGGCTTCGGCCTCGTCGAGAAGATCGCGACCGTCTCGAAGTACCTCACCCGGCCGGCGAACCTCCCCGACGAGGTCGGGACCGCCATCGTCACGACCGCGGCGTCGACGACCGCGGGCTACGGGATGCTCGCGGACTTCCGGGAGTCGGGCCGACTCGACGACGTCGAGACGCTCATCGCCGTCACGATGAACACCTTCTTCGGCTTCGTCCAGCACATCTTCACCTTCTACGCGCCGGTGTTGATCCCGATCCTCGGGCTCGAAGTCGGCCTGCTCTACGTCGGCGCGCGCGCCGCCGTCGCGCTCGGGATCACGATCGCCGGCGTCCTCGCGGGAACGGTGCTGCTCTCGGGCGACCGCGCTCCCGCCGCCGCGCCCCGCTCTGCCGGTTCCGAGAGCGCGACCGACGGCGGGCTTGCGGCCGACGGGGCGACCGAACGCGGCGATCCCGCGGTCGCCGCCGACGTCGACGACCCCGAACCGCCGCTCGAGGTCCTCCGCACCGCCGGCGAGAAGACGTGGCCGAAACTGAAGCGCATCGTCCCGCGGCTGGCGATCGTCTACGTGCTCGTCACGCTCCTCGTCCGGACGTACGACCTGGAGTCGGCGACGGCGGTCGCCGAACCCCTGACGGCGCTCTTGGGCCTTCCCGGGGCGTCGCTGCCGGTCATCGCGGTGTTCGCCTTCGACACGACCGCCGGCGCGGCGACCATCGCGCCGATGATCGGGTCGACGTTCACCCCGCGGACGGCCGTGGCCACGATGCTGCTCGGCGGGATCGTCTCCTTCGCGGTCTCGACGTTCAAGCGCTCGATCCCCTTCCAGTACGGCATCTGGGGGCCGAAGTTCGGCTCGAAGGTGATCGTCGTCAACACGGCGCTGAAGATCGTCTTCATCGCGGCGGCGCTGGTCCTGCTTCTCGCACCGGTGTGA
- a CDS encoding magnesium transporter: MTVREVARDAYREALPALAASLVGGLFAGVVLSGMRAELRAVPGLLVLVPALLATRGNVYGSLGARISTALHQGLVEPRVRGGDERLRAAVAAALANGLLVSSFAAVAVFAILTALGDTVAPLPVLVATAVLSGLLSGVTLAGVVVTAVFAGYRRGRDPDTLVGPLVTTTGDLFGMLFLLVAVRLVLSAAGVI; the protein is encoded by the coding sequence ATGACCGTCCGGGAGGTGGCTCGCGATGCCTACCGCGAGGCGCTCCCAGCGCTCGCTGCGAGCCTCGTCGGCGGCCTGTTCGCGGGCGTCGTTCTCAGCGGAATGCGCGCGGAACTGCGCGCGGTCCCCGGCCTGCTCGTTCTCGTCCCCGCGCTGCTCGCGACCCGCGGCAACGTCTACGGTTCGCTCGGGGCGCGCATCTCGACCGCGCTCCACCAGGGGCTCGTGGAACCCCGAGTGCGCGGCGGCGACGAGCGCCTCCGCGCGGCGGTGGCGGCGGCCCTGGCGAACGGCCTGCTCGTGTCGTCGTTCGCGGCCGTCGCGGTGTTCGCGATCCTCACCGCACTCGGCGACACCGTCGCGCCGCTGCCCGTGCTCGTCGCGACCGCGGTCCTCTCGGGGCTGCTCTCGGGGGTCACGCTCGCGGGCGTCGTCGTCACCGCCGTCTTCGCAGGCTACCGCCGCGGCCGCGACCCCGACACGCTCGTTGGGCCGCTCGTGACGACGACGGGCGACCTCTTCGGAATGTTGTTCCTGCTCGTGGCGGTCAGGCTCGTCCTGTCCGCCGCCGGGGTGATCTGA